GCAGAAGTAGTCTCCGACTGGTTCCGTACTGTATTCGCCAACAAATACAGCACCAGCATTCGTTATTAAGCTTACAACTTCATCATTATTTTCTAAAAGTAATTCAACATGTTCAGGTGCAATTTTATTAACAGCATCTACCGCATCTTGAATTCTGTCAACAACAAATATATCACCATAATTGGTAAATGATTTTTGTGTTGCTGTAACAAGATTATTTTCCTCAGCTAAACGGATAATCTCTTCTTTAATACGTAATGCTTTTTCATTTGATAGACAAAAAGTGGTGCTGGCTTCGAAACCTGTTCCGTGTTCCGCCTGAGACATCATGTCAGCAGCGATAAAAGTAGGATTTGCTTTTTCATCAGCGATAATTGCAATTTCAGAAGGACCGGCAATGGAATCAATTTTCACCTCTCCAAATAGCATTTTTTTAGCCATTTGTGTGTAATTATTACCGGGACCTGTAATTGCATCAACTTTTTTTATCGTATTTGTTCCATATGCAACAGCAGCAATCCCTTGAGAACCTGAGATCTTGTAATAGTTCTTCACATTTAGATAATCTGCTACATATAGTAAATGTTCATCAATCGTACCATCCAATCTAGGTTTCGTAAGTATATAAATATTAGGTACTCCGGCTACTATGGCTGGAATCAAATTCATACACATGGAAGAAATAAGAGGTGCCTTATCTCCAGGTACTGTAACTGCCACACTATTAAGAGGTGTATATTTTCTTTCAAGGATTACACCATCCTCATATGTTTCACAATAGCCCTTTGGTAATTGTCTTTTATGATATTTAAATATGTTATCACATGCTGCCCTTACAGCTTCTTTAAACTTATCAGATACCTTATCTCTTGCATTCGCAAATTCTTCCTCTGATACAAATAAGCCTATTTCATTCATGTCAACATGATCAAATTTCTTCATATAAGCATATAAGGCTTCATCTCCGTTGTTTTTAACATTTTTCAGTACTTCCTTAACAGTAATTTCAACTTCTTCCGGAATACTACTACTTCTTCTAAGTAGATTAATGAATCTTGGATTTTCATAGCTAAACTTACTAATAGTAACCACTATTTTATCTCTCCTTTCTGATTAAGAACAATGAGACTGGCAAGCCGGACTCTCGCGCCGAGCGCGGCCAGCTTGTTGGCAAAATACCATGCGCGCGAGTACGCATCCTGCCCTGAGGGATTTTTTATCGTATAGAAAATTCTGAGAAATTTCCTATACGATAAAAAAAGCTTGTCAGGGATATTTTCCCTAACAAGCGTGGATCAGGCATTTCGCCTCATATCGATTATAATTATATCCATTCGGTCAGATTTGTCAAGAATAAATTATGTATTATCCTGTTCAAAATGATGGAATGTTTTATAACATTCTCCATTTTCTAGGGTAGTATGTATAATTAGATTATGACTTTCATCAGTATGTGATGTAGACAGCCATCGATCCGTCCGGTATGTGTACAACTCTATTCCTCATCAAATGTTAGTTTTGATAACCATATTCTCTTTCCATTTTCCTGAAATATAATAAATCAGTAGAATCAAACCTGATGCTAAGCTGGCGATAGGTGCTGCAAGCCCCAATCCCCACAATCCTTTTTGCATAACTAATCCAAAAATGATCGCTATCGGGACACGGAAACCAATAGATGACAGTACTCCGCATATTGATGATATAATGGTATGTCCTGAACCAGTTACAAGGCCATTCAAGCAAAATGTCGCAGGTACAATCAGGTAATCGATAGAAAAAGTCCTGATATACTCTACCCCGGCCAAGATTGTATTGGGGTCATCATCAAAAACAGATAATATTTGCTCAGGGAAAATCTGTGTAATAATAAATACTACAAAAGTAATTGAAAAAGCAAGTGCAAAACCGGTATGGAATGTCTTTTTAGCACGATCAATTGCTCCTGCACCCATATTCTGTGCAACCATTGCAGATACTGAAGAACCAACTGCAATAGCCGGTAATATTGCAAACCCGTTATATTTACCAACAATACCAACAGCTGCAGATGCATTTACACCCATACTATTTGCGATGGTGGTAAGTACGAGAAATGAAAAGTTTACGATCACATTCTGGATTGAGATCGGTATCCCCACCTGCATAATCGTAATAAAATATTTTTTTACAAATCTAAATGATCTAAGTTTAAAGTCAAATACAAAATCACTTCTAATTAAAGTAATAATACAAAGGATCATGCTTATCGCCTGCGAAATAACAGTTGCAATCGCTGCTCCCTTTGCTGCCATGCCATATACTCCAACAAGTAACAGATCCAATACGACATTCGTAGTACATGCTATGGATACAAAAATAAATGGTCTCTTACTATCACCAAATCCCCTCAGAATAGCAGAAAATGCATTATATCCAAATATAAAAACCGTACCCAGCATTGTAATATCTAGATAATCTCTCGCCTGTTGATAGGATTCTTCCGGTGTTTGCAAAAGCCAAAGTACGTTATCTGAAACCATTAACATTATAATGGTAATTGCAATACCGACAACAAGAAGAAATGTGAGTAGTGTACCAATTGTTTCTTTCACGCTTTTTCTATCTCCAGATCCGAGATACTGTCCAATAATAACAGTACCGCCAACCGTCAGTCCTACAATCAAATTTGTTAAGATAAATGTAACCTGTCCGCCTATATTCACCCCTGAAATAGCAGCCGTTCCCGAATAATAACCAACTATCAACATGTCTGCTACATTGTAAAGACTTTGTATCAGATTAGATAGCATAAACGGCAATGCGAACTGTAATAGAAGTTTAACAACATTCCCCTCGGTAAGGTTCTTTTCAATTGATCCATTTCTCATATGCTTCAACCAGTCCTCTCCTAATGTGTCACTAAGATAGATATATTTTGCTTAGATTGTCTCATAAATAAGCCCGCTTACTCATTATACATAAATATCTTTATATAAAGCAACTAAAAATAATAGATTATTACATCATTCTCTCTTGACACTTGGCAGAAAACCACCAAAAGCATAGGTGAAATCTTAAATGTTGATTAATATCAGCTTACCATAGAAGTGATTCCAGTATTTTTTTCAATTCATTCGTATTCCGAGTGAAATAATCAGGTGCTGTTTTCCAAGAAGCATAAAGTTCGCCATGAATTCCTAAATAATCTGTCGTAATGCAGATTACCTTATTCCCGGTTGCAGCCTCACCATTTTTTCCAAAGGTCACATCATCACTGTGATCACCTATATAAATGTAGGTACCTGCTTTATTATCTGGATTCAACGCTTCAGCACACTTGATAAATCCATAGGGGTGAGGTTTTTGCATATTCCCTGGTACATCCGCATATCCAATAACATGGCTGAAATAATCTGCCACGCCATAATAAGACAGCGTATCCCAAATACTTTCCGATGCATTTTGAGAGCAGATACCCATTGGGATTCCTTTCAGCATGGGAAATAACTCTATTAGACCGGGGAACATATCTGGAATTGTTTTATTCCTTTGCTGTTCCGGTGTCCAGAGTTGCCCCGCCTCGTCGAGTTTATCGGATGGTATACCATAACAATTCGTATAAAGTTCCCGCCAATTTCGATACCGATGATTTGCCTCCTGATATGCATCATAGCTTTGTAGTACCGGAGGAATATGAGCCTCGATATCTGGATCAAAATGTCGTAATACTTCGATGGTAACATTCATATTTTTCCTCGCACTGTCTACAAGTGTTCCATCATAATCCCATAAAATAGCAATTATCCGATTTTCATCTGATGTCATCTTCTGCATTGATTCATCCTCATAGTCTTAGTTTATATAATTAACGTTAAATCAATTATATCATATGCTTACTGATCAACAAGTTATTGCTAATGTATCACGTATTCTTTTAATCTATTTCTTAACCTTTATCTTCTAAAAATGGAGAGTACATCATGATTGCAGAGTTTTTGACAATTAATCGTTCATCAATCATATTTCCATTGATGTCATATTTCTGCTGATATAATTCATTATTCCTGCTAAATCCACCCCAATACTCACCTTTGATTATATGATTTTTTTCAACAACTTTATATGAGTACTCCGGTCTGGATGTCACCAGCCATTCTCCCTCCAGATACTCTTCACCTACGGATACAAGAAGTTGGTATGTGTCCTGTGTATTGTTTTGAATCATCAGATCGCCATATGGATAAAAGCAAGTGGCTCCGCTCCCGAAAGGTTGAGTTCTGTTCGAATCAGGAAATACATCATATGTATGTCTATGGCGTTCAATAACAGTTAGTGGCGTATGCAGTGTCATCCAAAAAATCAAATTGGATAACTGACACAAACCGCCACCTGTCCCTGTACATATAGCTCCGTTTTCTAATATCATTCCTTTTACATATCCTTTTCTCTTCGATGGCTTTCCAATCAATTTCCAATAGCTAAAAACCTCTCCTGGGCGTATTATAATGCCATTAAGTTTCTTCACCGCTAATTTCAAATTAATTATTTTGTTATACTGCAACCACATATCAACATTCTTCAATTTACGAAGCAGAATTGATTTATGTGAAAAGTATGAAAAGGGCAATTTCTCTTGTTTATAGGTCGATGCAAATCGCTTTTTCATTCTGATCCATAAAATTCTGCGTAACGTTCCATAATATATTCTGCCAAGCCTTAATCTTAAATGGGAACGCTTAATTGGTTTTTCAGCTTCAGACATATCACTTACCCCTTTTTATAGATTTTAACCTATATAATCTATATTCCTTTTTCTGTTCATCATTAGTTTCCTGATACGAAGTTATCACTTAAAAAGGAAGGATATAGTAAGGGATTCTTTTACACTCTATAAACCCCAGTTTTTGTGCAAGCCTTCTAGATCCGATATTCCCAGAATTACAGGACCAGATGGGTTCATACCCTTTCTCCAGGCAATAATCAATTAATCTAGAGCATACCCTTTCTGCGAAACCAAAACCACGGTAAGCTTCGGCTGTCTCGATTCCTATTTCAAGCTTCTGATCGATGACAAATGATGCAAAGGCGGTAGAAGCCGGAAGATTATCCTGAAATAAAGTAAAGCCTATTCCATTCTTATTAAAATCAGAGTAATTATTCCAAAAAGCTTTCGGTACAACGCTACCATTTAACTGCTCAAACACATCTTTTGAAGTAGATTCAATTTTGAGTTTTTTGTCTGGAAGAGCTTTTTTGAATGCATCATAATTCTTTTTATCGAAAGTGAAATTGATTCTTTGATATTCCAGAACCTGATGCGCTTCCTCCATAGTAGGTTTGCGATACACTTCCTCAGGATGTTTTTTCTGTAAATAATCGCCCAATAAAGTTTGCAGGCTCCGGTGTTTATGTAAGTAATGGAGTTCATGCAATGAAACATACGGATCAAATGATAGACAGCCGTGTTTCCTCGCTCTCCAACGATGTAATAACACAGGACATTATTGATTTTGACAGTGGAATACCGGCAATTGATCTGTTCCCTAGAGGAAAATGGAATAGAGTTGTCACGCAGGCATTTAATGAAGCTCCCATATCTGCTCTGGGATATGATTATCCGGAAGGCAGATTAGAGCTTCGGAATACGCTTGTTGATTATCTGAAGAAAGCCAGAGGGATTCAATGCAAGCCGGAACAGATTATAGTAACAACGGGAGCCAAACAGGGAATCTCACTTCTTGCAAAGTGCTTACTTGACCAGAATAGTACCGTATGGATTGAAGATCCTTCGAATCATAATGTGGAACAGATATTTTCCTATCATACCAAGCACATTACGCCAATCGCTGTAGACGAAGAAGGGATTCAGACAGATTTATTTCCAGTAAATAGTGTTCCGACCGTCATTTTTGTTACACCCTCCCATCAGTTCCCTATGGGAGGGATCCTGTCAATACAAAGAAGACTTAAGCTGGCTGAATTTGCACGAAGAACAGGATGCTATATTATAGAGGACGACTATGACAGTGAATTTCGATTTAATGGTCCACCGATCAATTCGTTACACGAACTGAACAGTGAGCAGGTAATCTATGTAGGTACCTTCAGTAAAATTCTTTTTCCCTCTCTGCGTCTGGGGTACCTGGTCATGCCATTTTCTCTAGTGGAACAGTGCAAAGAATGGAAACGACTTGCAGATCATCATTCTAATTCCATAAATCAGCTGGCATTGACACGGTTCATTGAAAATGGTGATTTGGAACGTTACATAATGAAGGCAAAAAAGCTGTATATCAAGCGTAGAAATCTCTTGATTTCATTACTTAACAAGCACTTCCCTGGAAAGGTTAAAATCCATGGAGCGCCTGTCGGTATGCATATCGTCGCGGAATTTGATTCTGTTCTATTTTCAAAGGAATTGATCCATCGTATGAAAGAAGATGGTATCAACGTGATACCGGTAGAAAAGCATGCTATTGAAAAAGGGAAGCATACTAATCAGATTATATTAGGCTATGCACATCTAAGTCCCTCAATGCTTGAACAGGGAATTATAAAAATGAAAGCCATAATAAGTGACCTGTCATAAAGAGGACAGGTCACTGTAAATATTAACATGATAGCAATTTAACCTTTTTGATTTCCAGCCATACCCCAATTTTCGAACGGTGGTTCATTAATTACTATAAAAATATCGGTATTGCAGATAAACCATATGATTCACTTATAAGGCCTTAGAATTACTGCATTCAAATTTACTTTACTTATAGTAATAATACCAATTTCCATTATACATTTTTTCACATTCTTCCTGCGATGCAAAATAGCAATCATTTATTGCGTCTATAGGATATCCATTTACTTCCATTCGTTGCATATGATATTGATTAATTGTTTTGGTCAGACCACTATTTTCTGCTTCTTTTAAATCATCATTTTTATGAAAAATATATGAAACGAAGTAATTATCCGCTTCAATATAAGCTCCAAAATCTAAAGATGAATATAACTGTGGAAATTTACTTACCACCTCTTTCCTTGTTTTTTCAACTATCTTCTCCCAGTTTATATTTTTATTTTTCATATATTGCTCCAATCTTTCCCCTTTGGAATTATATCAACATATGATTCCATGCACTTCCAAGATGTTCTAACAATTTATCTTGTCATATATTATTATAGATGTTTCTCTTTCGTTCAGTTATGACTACTCCCTTCTTTGCAGGCTTCAACATCATTTACTAATCTTTGAAGAAGCTCTATCCCTTTACTTGTGCAATCTACATCAGTTGATATTAAGGAAATAACCTTATCGATTCTTTCTTTATAATTGTTTGGCTTGATCATAAAGTCTTCAATCATCTTAACAGCCTTTTTTTCATTTATACAGTATTCTTTATTTATTGCAAACAAGACTTGATTAAGGGAATATATGCTTCGAAAACAATGTCCACAAACATAGGATACATAACAATTCTGATCTGTAATAGATGCCGATATCGATATCCGAAGACTCCATGTGAGTACCCCTTGCTCGTGAACCTCCTAATACAATGCCCTCTATACAAGGCATAGAGGATAATTACTTTGTTACTAATTGAATAATTTTATCTATCATATTTTACGGTTGCCCTTCCTTTACTATCATGCCATTAAATAACTTTAGTTAATAATTTCGCCTTTGTTTTTCGCTAACTTTTCACGCCATTCTCCTTGCTTATCAGTTGTCAATTTTGCCCACTCTGTTACTTCTCCAATAATTCTTAAAGGTTCCTTCGAGCGATATGAACGTGTTAAGTTGCCAGGAAACTTTTTATCCGTTACATTAGGGTCGTCTTCAAAATCACCTGTTGGTTCTACTTTATAAATACGTTCTCTTCCTTCTCCTTTTGCTAATGATGCTGCAAGACATGCAACATTTATATTGGCTGTGAAATAAATGTGGTTCATTTTAAGTTCAGATTTGAAGTTAGATGTACCACCTGCTGTCAGCAAATCACCTACTCTTAAGTCTGCCTTTGTCCCATGATAAAATGGCCCAATATCAGAAGGTGCACCCTTAGCTGAACTTGATAACTCATAATTTCTTTTTGCATTCTCAGAATCACCTAACTCCTCATAGCATTTTGGTGGTAGACTAAAAATGGTACAAGTTGAAAGTGGACTAGATCCTAAATAGTAGTTATAATAAATACTATAAGAGATGGAGGAGTTATCATGAGTAAACAGTTTGACAAAAAATTTAAAGAGGATGCCGTCCGATATTACTTTGATCATAAAGATTTAGGTCTCAAAGGATGTTCAGATAAGTTGGGGGTTAGCCGTACAGCACTTAGCGTATGGGTTAAAGAAGCAAAAGAAAACAATGGTGAAGTACCAACTAGGGGTTCAGGCAATTATGAAAGCGATGAAGCCAAGGAAAACGCGAGGCTACGCAGAGAGTTAAGAGATACACAGGATGCATTAGAAATATTAAAAAAAGCGATCGGCATCCTGGGAAACTGACAGAAGCTCTCTTCATTGCAACATCCGAAATGGAAGATAAATTGAACGATGAAGGCGAACGCCGGCTGAATGTCAGCGGGGTGCTTAGAGTATTAGGCGTTTCAAGAAATGGCTACTATTCATATAGAAAAAGACTTCCTTCTGATAGACAAAAACGCAAGGAAGCGATTATGGAAAAAATAATGGCAATATACAACGAATCTCATCAGAATTATGGAGCTCCAAAAATCACAAAGGTACTGCAAAGTGAGGGAGAAAAAATCAGTGAGAAGACAGTCGGAAACTATATGCATGAGCTAGGAATTAGAGCTCAATATGTTAAACCGTATACTGTTACAACGATAGATTCAGACTTTAGCTTAGAACTAAAAAATATATTGGATGAGGAATTTAACCCAAGTGAGCCAAATGCTGTTTGGTGTTCAGATATAACTTACATTTGGACCTATGAAGGATTTGTATATTTAACAAGTATTATGGACTTGTTTTCCCGTAAAATCATAGCATGGGAGCTTAGTACAACCCTAGAAGCTAAATGGGTTGTAGAAACGATTAATAGAGCGAAGAAAGCAAGAAGAATAGATAAGCCATTGGTCATGCACAGTGACAGGGGCATACAATATACCTGTAGTGCATATAAGGAGGCAACAGAAGGACTTATAAACAGTTATTCAAAGAAAGCTTTTCCATGGGACAATGCATGTATAGAATCATTCCATGCATTAATTAAGAGGGAGTGGATAAACAGATTTAAAATATTAGATTATAATCACGCATATCGCCTTGTATTTGAATACATAGAGGCATTTTATAACACTGTCAGGATTCATAGTCATTGTGGATATTTATCACCAAATCAATATGAGGTAAATTACGCAAAGCAACTGGTAAAATTATACAGGAAGGTAAGCTAAATAATAATAAATTTTCCCGATTTAACTTGTACTTTTTCTTGACATAGTACCATTTGGCTATATTTAAGTATAAGGTTGAATATGCACTTCTAACATTATCATCATTTATCTTTACAGCACACTGTAGAGATGTCTCCATCCATTTTAGTTTGTCTCTCGTATTTTTTTGTTGTCGAGCGATATGATAAGCTGCGATAAATCTCTCATAATCATCCGTTGCTTCACGCCATGCTTTATGAAACATAGTGATTGCATCCTCACTGTTTCCACTGTCCTCTAGTCCCAACCCACTCATACAGAGTTTAATAATAGCGTTGTTTGGATCAAATTTTATATTCATTGAATCTTACCTCCGAGTTAATTACTTAATACCTCAATCTCGCAAACCATCATTATATCTCTGGTTTAATTTCCTCAATCGCTCTATCCAGAAAAATTTCTCCGTCTAAGTGTTCTAATTCGTGGCAAAAACACTTAGCCATTTCATCTTCACCTGTCACAATAATTTCATCCCCATATTCATTTAAGGCTTGAACTGTTACTTTTTGAGGACGTATCGTTTTTGCAAAACGGTTAGGAAAACTAATACATCCCTCAATACATTCTTGAGCTCCGCTATATCCGATTATTTGCGGGTTGACCAATTTAAGAGTATATCCACAATAATCTATTACGACTAATCGTTTCAAAATACCTATTTGATTTGCTGCCAATGCGGCACCATTTACTGTATGATGAAGTGTATCCATCATATCATCAAGAATTTGTCTTGTTTTATGATCAATCTGGGTTACTTCTTTACATTTCCTACGTAAAATACTGTCATTGTTATATCGAATGTTCCTTATTGCCATTAGTATTCCTCCTGCTACTATCTGCACGCGTTTTTCTAGGACTCTTTTTAAACAAAAACACTTCTTCAATAGGGCAACCAAACACTTGTGAAATATCGTAAGCAAGCCAAATAGAGGGTTCAAATTTTTCTGTCTCAATGGCATTAATTGCCTGTCTCGAAGTACCTACCATTTCTCCTAACTGCTCTTGGGTCAATCCTTTTTGCTCTCTTAATTCTCTAACTCGATTTTTCATTGACAACTCCTTTTGTAAAGTTAACTTTACTATAAGTATACATGGCATCCTTTGTAATGTCAACCTTACAAGCAAAATATAAGAGGCAGTAATTCTGTAAAAGAACTGAGTCCGTGTGCTATATGAATTTACCTTGTCACCGTTTATCAAACCAATTTCCATCAATACTTGATATGACATAACTTCTTTTCCGTTATATTTCTTTGCGTTTACAACAGAGACGGCATAGCCCACCCCTGCAGTCTCGGCATCGGTTGTAAACTCTTCAAGAGATGCTGTGAATAGGGGTAAAAATAAGGTTTCCATCTATCGGTTATATTTACCGAAAGTCTGGAAACCTTTAATTTCAAACCCACCATATTAAATTTTAATATTAATCATTATTGTTTATGGCTTGTACCAATTTAATCACATACTTCTCATCTATTTCACAATTAATTCCAGCACATACCATCTTATAAAATTCACCTGCTCTGCCACTTAACATATTCTTAAATAAGGTATTAGATTGATATTCTGGTAATATTAATTTTAATATTCGATTCATTTCATTTAAAATGTCAGTTGGTATTATACTGTATGTTTTAATAAACCCTTTAATTGTTGTAATATATTCAAGAATAAAATTATTTTCGTATCTTTCCTTATAATCATGAAAAATACCTCTATTCTTTAACTCCTCCATTAAAATAACATTCACATCAAAATAGCCTAAACGATCAATCCAATTTTTTGTTGATAATGAAGCAGCATTAGGATGGACTAGATGGTGATATAAATATTCTTTCAAATAATATACTTTTGACACATAATGCTTTACTAATTCACTAAAGAATATATCATCGTAAATATATCCCTCAGGGAAAAATATATTATTCTCTTGAATCAATTTTCTGCTATAAATTTTGTTCCATATTGCACGGTTTATATCATAATCCAGAAATTTTTTCTTGCAATCTGGATTGGATAAATCAAAAAGTGTATCCTCATTCTCAAAACGGCCCATTGATATATTTTTTTTCACTCTTTTTTCATACCTCTTTGAGCCACACACTACCATATCACATCCATAATTAATTGCCTTATCATATAATTTGGCAAACATATCTAGTTCAATAATATCATCATCATCCATAAAACCTATATATTCACCTGTTGAATAACTCAATCCTATGTTTCTTGCCGCACCTTGCTTCTTATTTTCTGTACAATTAATTACCATAATTGACTGGGGATACTTTTTTTCCCATAAACAAAGATTTTCATATGTTTTGTCTGTAGATGCATCATTGACAAATATTAATTCTAAATTTTCAATACCAATAGACTGATTAACCAAACAACTCACACTGCTATCCAAATAATTAACTGCATTATAACATGGAATAATCACACTTATTTTCTTCATTCTTCCTCCAAACTATTGCTTGAACTACTTGATATTATATCATATTTGTCAAGCATATAAGGTGCAGTTCATCTTTCTTATAGTTAGTTTTATGGATAATCATATATAAATTAATGTGAAATTAAGCTGGTTAATTGATGCTGAGTCCGCATTATTTACTTATATA
The nucleotide sequence above comes from Variimorphobacter saccharofermentans. Encoded proteins:
- a CDS encoding MATE family efflux transporter, with translation MRNGSIEKNLTEGNVVKLLLQFALPFMLSNLIQSLYNVADMLIVGYYSGTAAISGVNIGGQVTFILTNLIVGLTVGGTVIIGQYLGSGDRKSVKETIGTLLTFLLVVGIAITIIMLMVSDNVLWLLQTPEESYQQARDYLDITMLGTVFIFGYNAFSAILRGFGDSKRPFIFVSIACTTNVVLDLLLVGVYGMAAKGAAIATVISQAISMILCIITLIRSDFVFDFKLRSFRFVKKYFITIMQVGIPISIQNVIVNFSFLVLTTIANSMGVNASAAVGIVGKYNGFAILPAIAVGSSVSAMVAQNMGAGAIDRAKKTFHTGFALAFSITFVVFIITQIFPEQILSVFDDDPNTILAGVEYIRTFSIDYLIVPATFCLNGLVTGSGHTIISSICGVLSSIGFRVPIAIIFGLVMQKGLWGLGLAAPIASLASGLILLIYYISGKWKENMVIKTNI
- a CDS encoding transposase, with product MSKQFDKKFKEDAVRYYFDHKDLGLKGCSDKLGVSRTALSVWVKEAKENNGEVPTRGSGNYESDEAKENARLRRELRDTQDALEILKKAIGILGN
- a CDS encoding IS3 family transposase yields the protein MEDKLNDEGERRLNVSGVLRVLGVSRNGYYSYRKRLPSDRQKRKEAIMEKIMAIYNESHQNYGAPKITKVLQSEGEKISEKTVGNYMHELGIRAQYVKPYTVTTIDSDFSLELKNILDEEFNPSEPNAVWCSDITYIWTYEGFVYLTSIMDLFSRKIIAWELSTTLEAKWVVETINRAKKARRIDKPLVMHSDRGIQYTCSAYKEATEGLINSYSKKAFPWDNACIESFHALIKREWINRFKILDYNHAYRLVFEYIEAFYNTVRIHSHCGYLSPNQYEVNYAKQLVKLYRKVS
- the arr gene encoding NAD(+)--rifampin ADP-ribosyltransferase; translation: MGPFYHGTKADLRVGDLLTAGGTSNFKSELKMNHIYFTANINVACLAASLAKGEGRERIYKVEPTGDFEDDPNVTDKKFPGNLTRSYRSKEPLRIIGEVTEWAKLTTDKQGEWREKLAKNKGEIIN
- a CDS encoding GNAT family N-acetyltransferase, which translates into the protein MGDYLQKKHPEEVYRKPTMEEAHQVLEYQRINFTFDKKNYDAFKKALPDKKLKIESTSKDVFEQLNGSVVPKAFWNNYSDFNKNGIGFTLFQDNLPASTAFASFVIDQKLEIGIETAEAYRGFGFAERVCSRLIDYCLEKGYEPIWSCNSGNIGSRRLAQKLGFIECKRIPYYILPF
- a CDS encoding VanW family protein yields the protein MSEAEKPIKRSHLRLRLGRIYYGTLRRILWIRMKKRFASTYKQEKLPFSYFSHKSILLRKLKNVDMWLQYNKIINLKLAVKKLNGIIIRPGEVFSYWKLIGKPSKRKGYVKGMILENGAICTGTGGGLCQLSNLIFWMTLHTPLTVIERHRHTYDVFPDSNRTQPFGSGATCFYPYGDLMIQNNTQDTYQLLVSVGEEYLEGEWLVTSRPEYSYKVVEKNHIIKGEYWGGFSRNNELYQQKYDINGNMIDERLIVKNSAIMMYSPFLEDKG
- the pdxR gene encoding MocR-like pyridoxine biosynthesis transcription factor PdxR → MKFAGSGVYVSNGVHAMKHTDQMIDSRVSSLSNDVITQDIIDFDSGIPAIDLFPRGKWNRVVTQAFNEAPISALGYDYPEGRLELRNTLVDYLKKARGIQCKPEQIIVTTGAKQGISLLAKCLLDQNSTVWIEDPSNHNVEQIFSYHTKHITPIAVDEEGIQTDLFPVNSVPTVIFVTPSHQFPMGGILSIQRRLKLAEFARRTGCYIIEDDYDSEFRFNGPPINSLHELNSEQVIYVGTFSKILFPSLRLGYLVMPFSLVEQCKEWKRLADHHSNSINQLALTRFIENGDLERYIMKAKKLYIKRRNLLISLLNKHFPGKVKIHGAPVGMHIVAEFDSVLFSKELIHRMKEDGINVIPVEKHAIEKGKHTNQIILGYAHLSPSMLEQGIIKMKAIISDLS
- a CDS encoding glycosyltransferase family 2 protein, with the protein product MKKISVIIPCYNAVNYLDSSVSCLVNQSIGIENLELIFVNDASTDKTYENLCLWEKKYPQSIMVINCTENKKQGAARNIGLSYSTGEYIGFMDDDDIIELDMFAKLYDKAINYGCDMVVCGSKRYEKRVKKNISMGRFENEDTLFDLSNPDCKKKFLDYDINRAIWNKIYSRKLIQENNIFFPEGYIYDDIFFSELVKHYVSKVYYLKEYLYHHLVHPNAASLSTKNWIDRLGYFDVNVILMEELKNRGIFHDYKERYENNFILEYITTIKGFIKTYSIIPTDILNEMNRILKLILPEYQSNTLFKNMLSGRAGEFYKMVCAGINCEIDEKYVIKLVQAINNND
- the hisD gene encoding histidinol dehydrogenase, producing the protein MVTISKFSYENPRFINLLRRSSSIPEEVEITVKEVLKNVKNNGDEALYAYMKKFDHVDMNEIGLFVSEEEFANARDKVSDKFKEAVRAACDNIFKYHKRQLPKGYCETYEDGVILERKYTPLNSVAVTVPGDKAPLISSMCMNLIPAIVAGVPNIYILTKPRLDGTIDEHLLYVADYLNVKNYYKISGSQGIAAVAYGTNTIKKVDAITGPGNNYTQMAKKMLFGEVKIDSIAGPSEIAIIADEKANPTFIAADMMSQAEHGTGFEASTTFCLSNEKALRIKEEIIRLAEENNLVTATQKSFTNYGDIFVVDRIQDAVDAVNKIAPEHVELLLENNDEVVSLITNAGAVFVGEYSTEPVGDYFCGTNHILPTCGTARFSSGMSVQEFMRGYSVIRYTEKALKSNTNLIIELAESESLMAHALAVKVRK
- a CDS encoding helix-turn-helix transcriptional regulator; translated protein: MKNRVRELREQKGLTQEQLGEMVGTSRQAINAIETEKFEPSIWLAYDISQVFGCPIEEVFLFKKSPRKTRADSSRRNTNGNKEHSI
- the def gene encoding peptide deformylase — encoded protein: MAIRNIRYNNDSILRRKCKEVTQIDHKTRQILDDMMDTLHHTVNGAALAANQIGILKRLVVIDYCGYTLKLVNPQIIGYSGAQECIEGCISFPNRFAKTIRPQKVTVQALNEYGDEIIVTGEDEMAKCFCHELEHLDGEIFLDRAIEEIKPEI
- a CDS encoding nucleotidyltransferase domain-containing protein, which encodes MPCIEGIVLGGSRARGTHMESSDIDIGIYYRSELLCILCLWTLFSKHIFP
- a CDS encoding HAD family hydrolase; the protein is MQKMTSDENRIIAILWDYDGTLVDSARKNMNVTIEVLRHFDPDIEAHIPPVLQSYDAYQEANHRYRNWRELYTNCYGIPSDKLDEAGQLWTPEQQRNKTIPDMFPGLIELFPMLKGIPMGICSQNASESIWDTLSYYGVADYFSHVIGYADVPGNMQKPHPYGFIKCAEALNPDNKAGTYIYIGDHSDDVTFGKNGEAATGNKVICITTDYLGIHGELYASWKTAPDYFTRNTNELKKILESLLW